In Candidatus Sedimenticola sp. (ex Thyasira tokunagai), the following proteins share a genomic window:
- a CDS encoding FkbM family methyltransferase, producing MFKKLADMLTRRTNSHLINSEKEIIKKYPNIKSVIHVGGCHCQEFVVYDAKGLRSLFVEPIPEMVTLAKQKYPSINIFEYALCDVDDDEVVFNVTSDNNIGSSSLLELDEHSRHHPDVLHEKNITVRTMTLDSLVKKIGWVPELLVLDTQGSEGAIIDGGCETLSNSDLQYIFTEVNFSSMYKGCILWPDLKTKIESFGFEKVAHDRWFEKYEALAQQQGNALFKRI from the coding sequence ATGTTCAAAAAACTTGCAGACATGCTTACCAGAAGAACAAACAGTCATTTAATAAATTCTGAAAAGGAAATAATTAAAAAATACCCTAATATTAAATCAGTCATCCATGTTGGAGGATGTCACTGCCAGGAGTTTGTCGTATATGACGCTAAAGGACTGAGGTCATTGTTTGTCGAACCGATACCAGAAATGGTTACATTGGCGAAGCAGAAATATCCGTCTATTAATATTTTTGAATATGCATTGTGTGATGTTGATGATGATGAAGTGGTTTTTAATGTGACTTCTGATAATAATATTGGATCATCTTCATTGCTTGAGTTAGACGAGCATTCCAGGCATCACCCAGATGTTCTTCATGAAAAAAATATTACTGTCAGAACAATGACTCTTGATAGTTTGGTTAAGAAGATAGGTTGGGTTCCTGAGCTTCTCGTTTTAGATACCCAGGGCTCTGAGGGGGCTATTATTGATGGAGGTTGTGAGACGTTATCTAATAGTGATTTACAATACATTTTCACGGAAGTTAATTTTAGCAGCATGTATAAAGGGTGCATATTATGGCCTGATTTGAAGACAAAGATTGAATCCTTTGGATTTGAAAAAGTAGCCCACGACCGGTGGTTTGAAAAGTATGAAGCACTTGCTCAACAGCAAGGAAATGCATTATTTAAAAGGATATAG
- the gmd gene encoding GDP-mannose 4,6-dehydratase produces MPSSREKKIALITGITGQDGAYLAEFLLDKGYEVHGIKRRASSFNTDRIDHLYQDPHETGRKFILHYGDLSDSMNLVHIIQQIEPDEIYNLGAQSHVAVSFESPEYTADTVGLGALRILDAIRISGLEKKTRYYQASTSELYGEVQETPQRETTPFYPRSPYAAAKLYAYWITVNYREAYGMYACNGILFNHESPVRGETFVTRKITRALARISLGLQDTLYLGNIDAKRDWGHAKDYVEMQWLMLQQDEPDDFCIATGVQYSVRDFVNFAWGHLGKKIRWEGEGVDEKGYDNESGKLIVEVDPRYFRPTEVETLLGDPSKAKEKLGWEPKITLEEMVHEMMENDLNLAKRDALVKEHGYQAYDYNE; encoded by the coding sequence ATGCCTAGTAGCAGAGAGAAAAAGATTGCATTAATCACCGGCATTACAGGCCAGGATGGTGCTTATTTGGCCGAGTTCCTGTTGGATAAAGGCTATGAAGTTCACGGCATCAAACGGCGTGCCTCATCATTCAATACCGATCGTATTGACCACCTCTACCAAGATCCCCATGAAACCGGGCGAAAGTTCATTCTACATTATGGCGATCTTTCTGATTCAATGAACCTGGTACACATCATCCAGCAGATTGAGCCGGATGAGATCTACAATTTGGGTGCACAAAGCCATGTGGCCGTCTCATTTGAAAGTCCTGAGTACACCGCCGATACGGTCGGCCTCGGTGCTCTAAGAATTCTGGATGCTATACGTATCTCAGGCCTTGAGAAGAAAACACGCTACTACCAAGCCTCTACATCAGAGCTATATGGTGAGGTGCAAGAAACCCCCCAGCGTGAGACCACACCTTTTTACCCCCGCTCCCCGTACGCAGCAGCAAAACTTTATGCCTACTGGATAACCGTCAACTATCGTGAAGCCTATGGCATGTATGCCTGTAACGGCATTTTGTTCAACCATGAATCGCCTGTGCGTGGTGAGACATTTGTAACCCGCAAGATTACACGTGCGCTGGCACGAATCAGCCTAGGACTTCAGGACACGCTCTATCTCGGAAATATAGATGCCAAGCGAGATTGGGGCCACGCCAAAGACTATGTCGAGATGCAGTGGTTGATGCTGCAACAAGACGAGCCGGATGATTTCTGTATTGCTACAGGCGTTCAGTATTCCGTTCGGGATTTTGTCAATTTCGCCTGGGGCCACCTGGGTAAGAAGATTCGCTGGGAAGGTGAGGGTGTTGACGAAAAGGGTTACGATAATGAGTCTGGCAAGCTGATTGTGGAGGTTGATCCTCGCTATTTCCGCCCCACCGAAGTAGAAACACTGCTGGGTGATCCATCTAAGGCAAAAGAAAAACTGGGCTGGGAGCCAAAAATTACTCTGGAAGAGATGGTACACGAGATGATGGAGAACGACCTGAACCTGGCCAAACGGGATGCTTTGGTTAAGGAGCATGGATATCAGGCTTATGACTACAATGAATAG